GTATTTCGGGATCACGGAACGCTGGACGAGGGCACGTATTGGGTGTTCCTTTGGAAAGTTCTAGGTGACATGATGGATGGCTCTACGCCTTTTGGTCCACAGGGAGAAAAGGTTCTTGAATCTGAGGGGGAAGAATTCTATTCCAGTTTCTGGGAGAAGTGGCCCCAGCCGGGAAAGGAATGACGGCAGCAGGTGCTGGCGTTGAGGCCGCTGCCGGTAAGGTAGGCCCGAACTTGGTGGAGGACGAATTGCCCGTCTCTGACGCGGCGGTTTGTGTATAAATGGCAGAACGATTCTTTTGCCCCGATCCATTGGAAGTTGGCGACTACGTTCTGACTGGTCCGGAAGCGCACCACCTGGCCCACGTCCGGCGCATCGAGTTGGGGGAACGTGTGGTGCTCTTCAACGGGGACGGACGAGAATACCCCGCGGAAGTGATATCCGTGGGGCGGCGATGTGTTGTTCTGAGTATTCTCTCTGTTGAGGAGGCCGAACGGGAGTTGCCTGTTCCGATCTGGGTGGCCTCGGCACTCCCCAAGGCGGATCGGACGGACTTTCTCGTGGAGAAATTGACAGAGTTGGGCGTTACCCGCTTCATTCCCCTCCTGACAGCACGGAGCGTCGTGATCCCGCGGGAAGGTGCGGTCGAGCGCTTCGAGCGCGCCGTCATCGAAGCCAGTAAACAGTGTGGTCGCAATCGTTTGATGCATATTGATCCGCCGCAGCGATGGGAACAGTTTGTTGGGCGTACCGATCTGCCTCCATGCAAGGTGCTGTTGCATCCGAACACGAGCTTGCCGCCGTTATCAGGAGTGTCCGCGGCAGGTGGCGTGTTGGCGGTTGGTCCGGAAGGAGGGTTTACCGCCGAGGAAATCACCGCCGCTCGAGAGAACGGCTGGGAACTCATGAATCTCGGCCCGCGCACTCTACGGATTGAGACCGCTGCCCTGACGGCTGTTGCCCGTTGGAGCGACCCCCTCCGCCTGAGTCCTTCACCCCCGTCGGCTGCTGCCGCTGAGAGCCAAGCAGCTTCAGATGGTACCCCTTTGGAGACAGGATTAGACCGCGCTGGGTTACGCAGTCCGTGACGGAAGATCAGGACGAATCACGGCTCAGGACGAAAGCACGGGCAAACCCAAGGCGCGCCGCTTCTCTGCCACGAAGGCCAAGTGATGCGGGATGTGATTGATGATCGTACGGATTACCTTTTCCAGTGTTTGCAGGCCGCGGAGATTGTGGCACCCTGTCTTTTGCAACTGCTCCGGACTCAAATGGCGGATGATCCGGGCCACATCCCGCCGGGTCGCTTCAATTAACTGGAGTTGTTCTTCCAGATCGCGTTCGTGGTAGGCGAGGGCTTGAACGTAGAGATTTTCATCGGCTGCCAGATAGAGCGGAGGTTCTGGCAGAGCGATGATTCGCTTGATCCGATCGGCGAATACCTGTTCAAAGTCGGCTAGATGGCAGACCACTTCCATGGTGCTCCAGCGACCAGGGATTGGCCGCGCCAGTAATTGCTCCCGGCTCATATCCGCCACAGCGGCCCGGACCGCGAAGGCACCAGCGAGGTATTCGTCCGCTAAAGCGTGGGCTGGAGAAGTCATGGCGATTCCCCCAGAATCGAGGAGCTATTCTCATTGAACGTTCTCATTTTGAGCCGAGATGTTCGATCCCGAAAGTCAAGTCGGTTTAGTTCCGACTCCTGTCCTTGAGTTCTTCCAGATCGTCATTGTCATTATCCTGCCGAGGGTACCTTTCCTCTTCTTCTTCCTCCTCAAAATGAGGAGTCGGCAAGTCGAAGGAGATGATGGCGCGCGGATCGGCCTTGGGATCATTCTCCACGATCAGGGGCTGCGAATAATCCTTGCCATCCACTGTTAGGACCACGCGGTAGGTTCCAGCGGGGATGGCGACGCCAAGTCCGGCACCGCGGCCGGTGCGACCCGTGCCCCTGCTGGCACTGAGATTCCACGTGACCCGATGGAAACCAGGCTCGGCGGACAAATTGCGGAAATCTCGCAAGGTATTGCCGCTGATATCGGTGACTTTGAGGCTGATCGTTTTCGCAGGACGGGTAAGCAGGTAGTCGATGATGGCTCCGCGGACCGGATTTTCGCCAGCGAATTTGCGCACTTCACGCGAGTAAGGCGAAAGCCGGCCCGTTTCGAGCTTCCAGCGAACAACAGGGGCGGGAGCAAATAGGGTCGCCGGCTCCTGGAACGGTTGAGAGACTGTGCGGGTCGTACTCGTGGTCGCGCTTGCAGCCGAAGCAGCCGAGGTGGAGTCGGGCGGTGCCAATTGACGCAATGTCGTTACGTCCAGGATCCAAATGCTCCGGCCATGGGTTGCCACCACGATTTCACCGGCTGTTGTCGGTTGGGCCACCTCGTGAATGGCGACGGTGGGCAGATTGTTGTTAAGTTTCGTCCAATGTCCACCGCGATCGAGGGAGACAAAAATGGCGAATTCCGTGCCGCAGTAAAGGATGTTGGGGTTGGTGATATCCTCCCGCAACACACGGGTGGAACCGAATGGGGGCAGGTTGGCCGTGATCGCTTTCCAGCTCTGGCCGTAATCCTCGGTGACAAACAGGTAAGGTTTATCATCATCAGAGCGATGGGCATCGATGGCAACGTAACACCGTCCTTCCACGAAGCGGCTGGGTTCGATACTACTGATCCAGCGGGGACCCGGCAGGCCCGCAGAACGAAGTTTGTCCGCTACGTTGGTCCATTTCTGGCCGCCATCACGAGTGATCCAGAGATTACCGTCGTCGGTACCGGCCCAGAGCAGATCAGGAGAACGCGGGCTTTCAGCGATGGCGGAAATGGTGCCCTTTTTGCTGGCGGTCAAATCAGGACTGATCGCCTTGAGGTCGGCGCCGCGGTTGATCGAGCGGAAGACGTACTGAGCGCCGCAGTAGAAGATGGCCGGGTTGTGATGCGAGAGGATGAAGGGAGTGTTCCAATTCCAGCGCAACGGCTCGTTGGGAGTCACAGGCCGGGCACCGATGCGAGCCACTTCTCCGGTGCGGAGGTTGCGTCGGATCATACCGCCATTCTGGCTGGTGGCATACACAATGTCCGGGTCGGACAGATCGACTCGGCAGGTGAATCCGTCGCCTCCGTTGAGGAAAAGCCAATCTTCATTACTCGGCCCAGTAGGCCGCATCGTCTGGCTAGGACCGCCCCAGGAGCCGTTATCTTGCAGGCCGCCATAGACGTTGTAGGGTGTCCGGTTATCCACACAGACGTGATAGAACTGGCCCAGAGCTAGGACGTTGAGGTGGTCCCAGTTGTCACCCCGGTCATACGTGACGTAGAAACCGCCATCCGTGCCAATGAGCATGTGCCGGCTGTCCTTGGGATTGATCCAGAGGGCGTGGTGATCGGGATGCAGACCCCGCGCTGGGGCAGCCGCGAAGCGTTCCCCACCGTTTGTAGAACGCCACAGAGTCGTATCACCGAGCACATAGAGTGTCTTGTCGTCGTTGGGATCGACCCGGATGACCGAAAAGTAGAAGGGGCGGGGATTGAGGCTATTGACGCGCCGCCAGGTCTCTCCCCCATCCCGCGAGACGAAAACTCCACCGGTCTGGTAGCCATCCTTGCCTTGGTCCCGCTGGACGTTGGGCTGCTGGCCGCCCACGGCAGGACTGAGCAAAAAGGGGCGTGCAGAAGCGACCGGTGGGGCTAAAACCACCTCCACTTGCTTGCTCTCTTTTCCGCGAAGGTAAACAAGGGGGACTTTGTCGCCAGGGGAAAACTCTTGGAGGACCGCTCGCAACGACTTTTGATCCGTGACACTCTTGCCCGCGATCTTGCTGATGACGTCTCCTGCTTGCATACCAGCCTTGGCGGCAGGTCCATCGGGGCTGACGCTTTCAATGGCAATTCCACCAATGGCGGGACCGCGGGCCAAGGTGACTCCTAAAGCAGGCGGCGGTGCATCCGGACGTCGGCCCAACGTCACCACAAAGCGCACCTCTTTTTTGTCCCGCACCACTGTGAATTCCACTTTGTCGCCTGGTTTCTTCGTGCCGATGTAGTCCAGCATCGCTTCATAGTCTGCGATCTTTTTGCCGTCTAAAGCTACAATGATATCTCCGTTTTTTCCTCCTCCTTTTGCTACAGGTCCATCTCCCACTTCTTCAATTTTGACTCCGCCTCCGGAAGCTGTATCACTGGAAATACCCATATAAGCAGTAATCGGAGTGCGGCCTTTACCCACATTTTCTGTGTCGATGATAGCGTAGATCAGCCCTTTGGTTTTCCGAGAGGCATCGAGGCCGATCCGTCCGAGTTTGACGGTGGGCAGTCCGTTAGGTTTGCTGGGATCATTCAATTTTTTCCAGGTTTTTCCTCCGTCCGTTGTCTTGTAAAGCCCGCTACCGCTTCCGTGGGTGATCACTGGGCCGTACTGGTCGGTCGTGGGCCACGTGGTATTGGGGCCGTAAAAGCCATCGAATTCATCCCGCCGCCGTTCCCATGTGGCAACGATCAGTGTCTCGGGATCAAAGGGATCCATAATCATATCGATGACGCCAGTTCTGTCATCGACATAAAGGATTTTATTCCAGGTCTTACCGCCATCCGTTGTTTTGAAAAGTCCTCTCTCAGGATTCGGACCATACAAACGTCCCAACGCTCCTACATAGACGATATCGGGGTTTCTGGGATGAATGAGGATTTTGCCAATTTGGAACGAGTGTTTCAATCCCATATGGCGCCAAGTCTTACCACCATCAGTGCTTTTGTAAACTCCATCTCCATATGAGACCGAGTTACGCGGATTGGCCTCACCTGTGCCGACCCACACGATGTTCGGATTGCTCGGAGCCACAGCCACATCCCCAATGGACACTGTGTTCTCTCGATCGAAAAGGTGGGTAAAGGTGGTGCCGTTGTTGGTGGTTTTGATCAATCCTCCGGAGGCGGTGGCAACGTAATAAGTCGTGGGGTCGCTTTCGACGACAGCGATGGCGGTGATGCGCCCTCCCATGTTAGCGGGTCCGATGCAGCGCCAGGTCAGCTTCTGGATGACCGTCTCCAGAGTGACGGAGGGACGGGCCGCCGAGGCCTTGCGGAGCGCATCCAGTTTTTTTTGCAGCTCGGCGATCTGCCGTTCCAGATCGGCAATCTGCTTTTGAGTGTCCTCAGCAGGCAGTGGTTGCTGGGAACGGGCAAGTTCGGGCAGAGTGATGAGTCCGATGAACAGCCAAAAGAAGGCCCACGCACGCAGAAACCGGTTACTCATGGCGGCATCTCACAAAAAGGGAGGGGTATACCTCGGATGAGTCGCACAATTTACCTAGGTACCCGATTTTAGCAGGTTGCCTAGTGGGTCAGCAAGGGTTCGGGTTGCCTTGCCAGCTCGATTCATGTCAAGGAACGGGACTGTAGCGGATGGGACGGGAATGCGGGTTTTCCGCTATGACAGCGGAGTGGTATAACAGGGAAGCGCAGTGTGAAGCCAGAGGGAGTCAGCAACAGCGGATCATGTGCTCGGAACAGAGGGTGTGAGGCGGCAAAACCGATTTCCGACGGTGGCCGGCAGTCGCGAGTTTCCAGAATCAGTGATAGAGGTGACGGATTGAAAAATCAGGAAGGGGAATAGGGATGGCTGTGGGAAGATGGGTGCTGGGAGTCGATGGCGGTGCGACGACGACAACTGCCTTGCTGGCGGAATTGGAGACAGGCCAAGTGGTTGGTCGTGGGACAGGAGGTTCCTCAAACATTCAAGCGGTGGGTGAAACAGCAGCCTTGCGAGAGCTGAACACGGCAGTGGCAGCCGCATTTGCAGCGGCGGGCCTGCGTCGGCAACCTGTAACGGCAGCCGCCTTGGGGTTAGCGGGGATCGATCTAGACGGCGAGGATGTGATCCGAGGGTGGGCGGACCTGGTCGATCTTGCGGAGCGGCTTCTGGTGGTCAACGATGCACGCCTGTTATTCGCCGCCGGAACGCCACAAGATTGGGGGTTAGCTATCATTGCGGGCACTGGCTCGATTGCTTACACGCGTACTCCGGAAGGAAACAACAACCGGACCGGCGGGTGGGGTTGGCTGCTGGGAGATGAAGGAAGCGCTTTCCAAATCGGTTTGCGTGCCCTGCGAGCGGTATGCCGGACCGCGGATGGCGTGGGACCGCCTAGCCGGCTGAGCCAAATTGTTCTGGAGAAACTCGGATCGAGTCAAATTCGGGACTTGATCCCCGCGGTGTACCGGGGAAGTTGGGACAAAGCGTTCATCGCTCGGTTGGCCCCCGTGGTGCTGGATTGTGCCCAACACGACGAGGTGGCAGAGCAGATTGTGGCTTCGCAGGCTCAGGCCTTGGCACGGACGGCAGCAGCGGCCGTGCGGCAGATGCACTGGTCAGAACACCTTATTCCCACAGCCCTAAGTGGCGGGTTGTTCCTTCATAGCGAAATGTATCGAGCACGGTTCCTGGAATATCTCCGCCGAGAAGGTGTTCATCCGGAACCAGTGACGCTGGTGGAGGAACCCGCACGGGGAGCCGTCCTGCTGGCTCGACAACTTTGTACCGATCTCGCTTAAGCCCCCTTCGTCGTCGGACACCGATCTTGAACTTTGGTTTCCCTTCGGAAGAATAAACATATGTGCGTCGTCCTCATCTGCTTTGGGATGGAAGGTGCCTTGCCTGTGGGAATAGTCCCAGAGGAAACACACGGGTGTTGTGGGGGGCCAACACGCTGTCCCCATTCTGGTCGAAAAAGGGGTTTTCATAGTCCTGGGATCACAAAATGCTCTGGACTCAGAGTCATACGAATGTAGAAAGAGTAATAAAGCACCACTGCCTCTGGGCTGATTGAGCCGTAATGAGGACCTTGTTTGTAGAGGTGCAAGTTCGGCGGTTCCCACTGAGTAAGAAAGTAGCGGTCGAGGGTCGAAGATTCCACGTGTCCAGTATGTTGGCTGGGGTATGTGCTGAACAGGGATTGAAGGAGCAAGAACATGGCCAAGAAAGGGAAAGAAGCCCGGCATATTGTCAAACTCAAAAGTGAAGTCAGCGAGCATTGTTATTACACCGAGAAGAACAAGAACAACACCAAAGAGCGCTTGCAGTTGCGTAAGTATGATCCGACGGTGCGCAAGCATGTGATTTACAAGGAAGCTAGCAAGCTATAAGGGTGGCAAGAGAGAGGGAACAATCCGTCGGGGTCGTGGACCACCCGGCGGATTTTCTGTTTGTGAACGCACCTCCGGTGAGGGGGCGAAAATGGCTCAGCATACCGACGGGGTGGAGGCCTCGTTGTTGACATGCTGGGAGGTACGGTGCAAGGTTGCAGGATTACTAGGTGCAGCAGTAGGAGTGGCCTTGCTGCGCGATTGGCGTCCTTCCCTGGCGGCATGGGGAGTGGCCCTGATCCTGAGTGTCGTCGGTCAACTTCGTTGGCGCCGGCTTTGCGCTCACTTGTTCTTGTTGGGTGGAGCCGCATTGCCTTTTGCTCTGGTGTTGCCGTGGACCTTGGCCGATGAACGTTCCCCTTGGTGGGAGTGGGGGCCGTTGGCGTTGCATCCCTACGGTGTGGAGGTGGGTGCAGCGATTACTTTGCGGCTCTGGGCGATCGGTTTGCTCGCGGCCCTCCTGATCCACACGACCCGATGGTCCGAATTGCTCGCAGCGCTGCGACGCCTGGGTTTGCCGGCTTCGTTAGTGTGGATCATCGCTTTGGCACGGCAGTATGCGCACGTGCTGGCTCAAGAGTATCGCCGTCTGCGTTCCGCCCTGCGATCGCGTGGATTTCGCATGCGGCGAACAGGGCACAGCTATCGCACCTTGGGCTATGCCTGCGGCGCTCTGGTCGTCCAAAGTGTCGAACGGGCGGAACGGGTCTGGGCTGCCATGCGCTGCCGGGGATTCCAGGGAGATTTTACTCCCCTGATGTCGCGTGCTTCCTGCCGTTTCCGGGACATTGCCGTCTGC
This genomic interval from Thermogemmata fonticola contains the following:
- the cbiQ gene encoding cobalt ECF transporter T component CbiQ, encoding MAQHTDGVEASLLTCWEVRCKVAGLLGAAVGVALLRDWRPSLAAWGVALILSVVGQLRWRRLCAHLFLLGGAALPFALVLPWTLADERSPWWEWGPLALHPYGVEVGAAITLRLWAIGLLAALLIHTTRWSELLAALRRLGLPASLVWIIALARQYAHVLAQEYRRLRSALRSRGFRMRRTGHSYRTLGYACGALVVQSVERAERVWAAMRCRGFQGDFTPLMSRASCRFRDIAVCASLWSIMLLLWLWDTQW
- a CDS encoding N-acetylglucosamine kinase, whose product is MAVGRWVLGVDGGATTTTALLAELETGQVVGRGTGGSSNIQAVGETAALRELNTAVAAAFAAAGLRRQPVTAAALGLAGIDLDGEDVIRGWADLVDLAERLLVVNDARLLFAAGTPQDWGLAIIAGTGSIAYTRTPEGNNNRTGGWGWLLGDEGSAFQIGLRALRAVCRTADGVGPPSRLSQIVLEKLGSSQIRDLIPAVYRGSWDKAFIARLAPVVLDCAQHDEVAEQIVASQAQALARTAAAAVRQMHWSEHLIPTALSGGLFLHSEMYRARFLEYLRREGVHPEPVTLVEEPARGAVLLARQLCTDLA
- a CDS encoding RsmE family RNA methyltransferase, producing MAERFFCPDPLEVGDYVLTGPEAHHLAHVRRIELGERVVLFNGDGREYPAEVISVGRRCVVLSILSVEEAERELPVPIWVASALPKADRTDFLVEKLTELGVTRFIPLLTARSVVIPREGAVERFERAVIEASKQCGRNRLMHIDPPQRWEQFVGRTDLPPCKVLLHPNTSLPPLSGVSAAGGVLAVGPEGGFTAEEITAARENGWELMNLGPRTLRIETAALTAVARWSDPLRLSPSPPSAAAAESQAASDGTPLETGLDRAGLRSP
- a CDS encoding DinB family protein, yielding MTSPAHALADEYLAGAFAVRAAVADMSREQLLARPIPGRWSTMEVVCHLADFEQVFADRIKRIIALPEPPLYLAADENLYVQALAYHERDLEEQLQLIEATRRDVARIIRHLSPEQLQKTGCHNLRGLQTLEKVIRTIINHIPHHLAFVAEKRRALGLPVLSS
- a CDS encoding VPS10 domain-containing protein yields the protein MSNRFLRAWAFFWLFIGLITLPELARSQQPLPAEDTQKQIADLERQIAELQKKLDALRKASAARPSVTLETVIQKLTWRCIGPANMGGRITAIAVVESDPTTYYVATASGGLIKTTNNGTTFTHLFDRENTVSIGDVAVAPSNPNIVWVGTGEANPRNSVSYGDGVYKSTDGGKTWRHMGLKHSFQIGKILIHPRNPDIVYVGALGRLYGPNPERGLFKTTDGGKTWNKILYVDDRTGVIDMIMDPFDPETLIVATWERRRDEFDGFYGPNTTWPTTDQYGPVITHGSGSGLYKTTDGGKTWKKLNDPSKPNGLPTVKLGRIGLDASRKTKGLIYAIIDTENVGKGRTPITAYMGISSDTASGGGVKIEEVGDGPVAKGGGKNGDIIVALDGKKIADYEAMLDYIGTKKPGDKVEFTVVRDKKEVRFVVTLGRRPDAPPPALGVTLARGPAIGGIAIESVSPDGPAAKAGMQAGDVISKIAGKSVTDQKSLRAVLQEFSPGDKVPLVYLRGKESKQVEVVLAPPVASARPFLLSPAVGGQQPNVQRDQGKDGYQTGGVFVSRDGGETWRRVNSLNPRPFYFSVIRVDPNDDKTLYVLGDTTLWRSTNGGERFAAAPARGLHPDHHALWINPKDSRHMLIGTDGGFYVTYDRGDNWDHLNVLALGQFYHVCVDNRTPYNVYGGLQDNGSWGGPSQTMRPTGPSNEDWLFLNGGDGFTCRVDLSDPDIVYATSQNGGMIRRNLRTGEVARIGARPVTPNEPLRWNWNTPFILSHHNPAIFYCGAQYVFRSINRGADLKAISPDLTASKKGTISAIAESPRSPDLLWAGTDDGNLWITRDGGQKWTNVADKLRSAGLPGPRWISSIEPSRFVEGRCYVAIDAHRSDDDKPYLFVTEDYGQSWKAITANLPPFGSTRVLREDITNPNILYCGTEFAIFVSLDRGGHWTKLNNNLPTVAIHEVAQPTTAGEIVVATHGRSIWILDVTTLRQLAPPDSTSAASAASATTSTTRTVSQPFQEPATLFAPAPVVRWKLETGRLSPYSREVRKFAGENPVRGAIIDYLLTRPAKTISLKVTDISGNTLRDFRNLSAEPGFHRVTWNLSASRGTGRTGRGAGLGVAIPAGTYRVVLTVDGKDYSQPLIVENDPKADPRAIISFDLPTPHFEEEEEEERYPRQDNDNDDLEELKDRSRN
- the rpmG gene encoding 50S ribosomal protein L33, whose product is MAKKGKEARHIVKLKSEVSEHCYYTEKNKNNTKERLQLRKYDPTVRKHVIYKEASKL